The following are encoded in a window of Bradyrhizobium guangdongense genomic DNA:
- a CDS encoding flavin-containing monooxygenase translates to MSAERHKIGAAGAPSIDVDALRARYRDERDLRLRAEGKAQYVEVSGGFARYLDDPWANAGFAREPVSEETQVVIVGGGFGGLLCGARLRTAGITDFRIVERAADFGGTWYWNRYPGAACDTESYIYLPLLEETGYMPVRKYARAPEIYEHSRRIGRHFGLYECALFQTVISRMAWQEQESRWLVETDRGDRIRARFVILAGGPLSRPKLPGIPGIETFKGHSFHTSRWDYAYTGGSAEGGLDGLADKRVGIIGTGATAVQCVPHLGRSAKELYVFQRTPSAIGVRDDRPTDHAWAESLKPGWQRERMDNFTAVISGEPFEQDLVQDGWTGLLGEILLAPRRQPQPVTSMDEALRVIEQADYRKMEEIRARVDTVVKDAATAAALKPWYKAFCKRPCFHDEYLDTFNRSNVHLVDTKGRGVERITESAVVVDGKDYELDCLIYASGFEVGTDYARRMGFEVYGRDGISLSERWRDGVKTMHGFYSRGFPNCFLIVTVQAGQSANFPHIIDEQSQHIAYVIAEARKRGARTLEPTLAAENAWVDEVVKAAVGRQTYLAECTPGYYNNEGVFDPVAARNSQYWRGPMAFLRLLAKWRKEGRLDGLELTYGPDVKAGGSPVPA, encoded by the coding sequence ATGTCAGCGGAAAGACACAAGATCGGTGCAGCCGGCGCGCCTAGCATCGATGTTGACGCCTTGCGTGCGCGCTATCGCGACGAGCGCGACTTGCGGCTGCGCGCGGAAGGCAAGGCGCAGTATGTCGAGGTATCAGGCGGTTTTGCTCGCTATCTCGACGATCCCTGGGCCAATGCCGGATTTGCGCGCGAGCCCGTCAGCGAAGAGACGCAGGTCGTCATTGTCGGCGGTGGCTTCGGCGGTTTGCTGTGTGGCGCACGCCTGCGCACGGCTGGCATTACCGATTTCCGCATCGTGGAAAGGGCGGCCGATTTCGGCGGCACCTGGTACTGGAATCGTTATCCGGGCGCTGCCTGCGATACCGAGAGCTACATCTACCTGCCGCTGCTGGAAGAGACCGGGTACATGCCGGTGCGCAAATATGCGCGCGCGCCGGAGATCTATGAGCATTCGCGCCGCATTGGCCGTCACTTCGGCCTGTACGAGTGCGCGCTGTTTCAGACCGTCATCTCGCGCATGGCTTGGCAGGAGCAGGAGAGCCGCTGGCTGGTCGAGACCGATCGGGGAGATCGCATCCGCGCGCGTTTCGTCATCCTCGCTGGAGGACCGCTCAGCCGGCCGAAGCTGCCGGGCATTCCCGGCATCGAGACCTTCAAAGGCCACAGCTTCCATACCAGCCGCTGGGACTACGCCTACACCGGCGGCAGCGCGGAGGGGGGGCTCGACGGTCTGGCCGACAAGCGCGTCGGCATCATCGGCACGGGCGCGACCGCGGTGCAATGCGTGCCGCATCTCGGCCGGTCAGCGAAAGAGCTCTACGTATTCCAGCGTACGCCGTCGGCGATCGGCGTGCGGGACGACCGTCCGACGGACCATGCCTGGGCGGAAAGCCTGAAGCCCGGCTGGCAACGCGAGCGGATGGACAATTTCACCGCGGTGATTTCGGGCGAGCCGTTCGAGCAGGATCTGGTGCAGGACGGCTGGACCGGCCTGCTTGGCGAGATACTGCTGGCGCCGCGCCGTCAGCCGCAGCCGGTGACGTCGATGGACGAGGCACTGAGGGTGATTGAGCAGGCCGACTATCGCAAGATGGAGGAGATCCGCGCGCGGGTCGACACCGTGGTCAAGGATGCGGCGACAGCAGCGGCACTGAAGCCCTGGTACAAGGCGTTCTGCAAGCGGCCGTGCTTCCATGACGAATATCTCGACACGTTCAATCGGTCCAACGTGCATCTCGTCGACACCAAGGGCAGGGGCGTCGAGCGCATCACGGAGAGTGCGGTCGTCGTGGACGGCAAGGACTACGAACTTGACTGCCTGATCTACGCCAGCGGCTTCGAGGTCGGAACCGACTATGCACGCCGCATGGGATTTGAGGTCTATGGCCGTGACGGCATCAGCCTGTCCGAGCGCTGGCGCGATGGTGTCAAGACAATGCACGGCTTCTACAGCCGCGGCTTTCCGAACTGCTTCCTGATCGTGACGGTGCAGGCCGGACAGAGTGCCAACTTCCCGCACATCATCGACGAGCAGTCGCAGCACATCGCCTATGTGATCGCAGAAGCGCGCAAGCGGGGCGCCAGGACCTTGGAGCCGACGCTCGCTGCCGAGAACGCCTGGGTCGACGAGGTCGTCAAAGCCGCGGTCGGCCGCCAGACCTATCTCGCCGAGTGCACGCCCGGCTACTACAACAATGAG
- a CDS encoding long-chain fatty acid--CoA ligase codes for MQGLMMDMPLLISGLIQYAADYHGEAQIVAREIEGDIHRYTYAEAHQRIKRMALALKRLGMTQGDRVGTLAWNTHRHFEMFYAAPGMGYVLHTVNPRLFPEQLVYIINHAEDRILFVDRATLPIVEAIAPQLTTVEAYVIMSSRERMPETKLANVHCYEELLARESDAGFAWPQFDEKSASTICYTSGTTGNPKGVIYSHRAAILQTMTCCSADFIPGHLEGVREVMMPMAPLFHGNGWNMPFTAPYTGSKLVLPGRNYEPDKLYELLEGEKVTLSAGVPSFWLILLDWLGRTGNKFSRLRATLSSGSAPPRAMVEKLKRDYGVDYIQAWGMTEALGCSMPGLRPGSEHLSETEIFDRRQVSGRACFGTTLRIVDDSGNELPRDGKTVGHLRARGPWVASGYMKLDEGLDRDGWLITGDMAVIDQYGHVTLTDRSKDVIKSGGEWISSIQLEDIALSHPDVLQAAVVAIAHEKWQERPLLLVVRKKGATIDGKTLLDHMRPKIASWWMPDAVEFLDEFPMTGTGKVLKSALREKFREYRAG; via the coding sequence ATGCAGGGATTGATGATGGACATGCCGCTCTTGATAAGCGGGCTGATCCAATATGCCGCCGACTATCACGGCGAAGCGCAGATCGTCGCGCGAGAGATTGAGGGCGACATCCATCGCTACACCTATGCCGAGGCCCATCAGCGCATCAAGCGCATGGCGCTGGCACTGAAGCGGCTCGGCATGACCCAGGGGGATCGCGTCGGTACGCTCGCCTGGAATACGCACCGCCATTTCGAGATGTTCTATGCAGCGCCAGGCATGGGTTATGTGCTGCACACCGTCAATCCACGGCTATTCCCCGAGCAACTCGTCTACATCATCAATCACGCCGAAGACCGCATCCTCTTCGTCGACCGCGCCACACTGCCGATCGTCGAGGCGATCGCGCCGCAGCTGACGACGGTCGAGGCTTACGTGATCATGTCATCGCGCGAACGCATGCCGGAGACGAAGCTTGCTAACGTGCATTGCTACGAGGAGCTGCTGGCTAGAGAGAGCGATGCGGGATTCGCTTGGCCGCAGTTCGACGAGAAATCCGCCTCCACCATCTGCTACACCTCGGGCACGACGGGCAATCCCAAGGGCGTGATCTATTCGCACCGCGCCGCGATCTTGCAGACCATGACCTGCTGCAGCGCCGACTTTATTCCCGGGCATCTCGAGGGGGTGCGCGAGGTGATGATGCCGATGGCGCCGCTGTTCCACGGCAACGGCTGGAATATGCCGTTCACCGCGCCATATACCGGCTCAAAGCTGGTGCTGCCCGGCCGCAATTACGAACCCGACAAGCTCTACGAACTGCTGGAGGGCGAGAAGGTGACGCTGTCGGCGGGCGTACCGAGCTTCTGGTTGATCCTACTCGACTGGCTCGGCCGCACCGGCAATAAGTTTTCACGGCTGCGTGCAACACTCTCGTCAGGTTCGGCACCGCCGCGCGCGATGGTCGAGAAGCTCAAGCGCGACTATGGCGTCGACTATATCCAGGCCTGGGGCATGACGGAGGCGCTGGGCTGCTCGATGCCAGGGCTGCGACCCGGCTCGGAGCATCTCAGCGAAACCGAGATCTTCGACCGCCGCCAGGTCTCGGGCCGTGCTTGCTTCGGCACGACGTTGCGCATCGTCGACGACAGCGGCAACGAGCTGCCGCGCGACGGCAAGACCGTCGGTCATTTGCGCGCCCGCGGGCCCTGGGTCGCCTCCGGCTACATGAAGCTCGACGAGGGACTCGACCGCGACGGTTGGCTGATCACCGGCGACATGGCCGTGATCGATCAGTACGGCCACGTGACGCTCACCGACCGCTCGAAGGACGTGATCAAATCGGGCGGTGAATGGATATCCTCGATCCAGCTCGAGGACATCGCGTTGTCCCATCCCGACGTACTGCAAGCCGCCGTGGTCGCGATTGCGCACGAGAAGTGGCAAGAGCGCCCTCTCCTCCTCGTTGTCCGCAAGAAGGGCGCGACCATCGACGGCAAGACCCTGCTCGACCATATGCGTCCGAAGATCGCAAGCTGGTGGATGCCGGACGCGGTCGAGTTCCTCGACGAATTCCCGATGACCGGTACCGGAAAGGTGCTCAAATCGGCGCTGCGCGAGAAGTTCAGGGAATATCGCGCCGGATAG
- a CDS encoding glycoside hydrolase family 172 protein — translation MAFSGLGLHLGNLSRLSNAQTRSISPENFTGEKGKGGMAVDGPAARQARDLGQGWKVSPYVVIEPGATFTLADIKGQGAIQQIWMTLARGRLRHSILRVYWDDQEHPSVECPAGDFFACGWEEFAQVSSLAVCVNPGRAFNCYWEMPFRKRARLTMENRSEEALTVYYQINYTLTEVPEDCAYFHAQFRRTNPLPYKEVYTILDGVSGRGHYVGTYMAWGVNNNGWWGEGEIKFFIDGDGEFPTICGTGTEDYFCGAYNFDPCVAHAGQLQSRYVEFTTPYAGLPQVIRPDGVYKSQQRFGMYRWHIPDPIRFQSDLRVTIQALGWLPGVKEAKYLPLQDDIASVAFWYQTLPTSSFPTLPGPDYLEIG, via the coding sequence ATGGCGTTTTCCGGATTGGGCCTGCATCTCGGCAATCTCTCGCGCCTGTCGAACGCGCAGACGCGTTCGATCAGCCCCGAGAACTTCACAGGCGAAAAGGGCAAGGGCGGCATGGCCGTCGACGGTCCCGCGGCACGGCAGGCCCGTGACCTCGGCCAAGGCTGGAAGGTGTCGCCCTATGTCGTGATCGAGCCCGGCGCGACGTTCACACTCGCCGACATCAAGGGCCAGGGCGCGATCCAGCAGATCTGGATGACGCTGGCGCGCGGCCGCCTGCGCCATTCGATCCTGCGCGTGTATTGGGACGATCAGGAGCATCCGAGCGTAGAATGTCCAGCCGGTGATTTCTTCGCCTGCGGATGGGAGGAGTTCGCGCAGGTGTCGTCGCTCGCGGTCTGCGTCAACCCGGGCCGCGCCTTCAACTGCTACTGGGAAATGCCGTTCCGCAAGCGCGCCCGCCTCACGATGGAGAACCGCAGCGAGGAAGCGCTCACGGTCTACTATCAGATCAACTACACCCTGACCGAGGTGCCCGAGGATTGCGCCTACTTCCATGCCCAATTCCGCCGCACCAATCCGCTTCCCTACAAGGAAGTCTACACCATCCTCGATGGCGTGAGCGGACGCGGCCACTATGTCGGCACCTACATGGCGTGGGGCGTCAACAACAACGGCTGGTGGGGCGAAGGCGAGATCAAGTTCTTCATCGACGGCGACGGCGAATTCCCGACCATCTGCGGCACCGGCACCGAGGATTATTTCTGCGGTGCCTACAATTTCGATCCCTGTGTCGCGCATGCGGGCCAGCTACAATCGCGCTATGTGGAGTTCACCACGCCCTACGCCGGTCTGCCGCAAGTGATCCGCCCTGACGGCGTCTACAAGTCGCAGCAACGCTTCGGCATGTATCGCTGGCACATCCCCGACCCCATCCGTTTCCAGAGCGACCTTCGCGTGACGATCCAGGCGCTGGGCTGGCTGCCCGGCGTCAAGGAAGCCAAATACCTGCCGCTGCAGGACGATATCGCCTCGGTCGCGTTCTGGTATCAGACGCTGCCGACCTCGTCGTTTCCAACGCTGCCTGGCCCGGACTATCTGGAAATTGGTTAG
- a CDS encoding efflux RND transporter periplasmic adaptor subunit: MKGNFARLGRLAVTIIAVVAALAVGRELWVYYMESPWTRDGRVRADVVQVAPDVSGFVTDVLVRDNQNVRRGEVLFKIDRERFALALRQADASVAGHQATLDQANADLKRYSALTTDAVSQQKQEQVLATQLQAKAAFDQAVADRALAQLNLDRSEVRASVNGVITNMDLRPGAYVTAGKGVMALVDSDTLHVEGYFEETKLARIRIGDKAQVRLMGEKGTLTGHVESIAAGIEDRDRAEGASLLANVNPTFSWVRLAQRVPVRIALDKVPEGMSLVAGRSATVEVVN; the protein is encoded by the coding sequence ATGAAAGGGAATTTTGCCCGGCTCGGCCGGCTTGCGGTGACGATTATTGCCGTGGTTGCGGCGCTCGCTGTCGGCCGCGAGCTGTGGGTCTACTACATGGAATCGCCCTGGACGCGCGACGGCCGTGTCCGCGCCGACGTGGTTCAGGTTGCGCCCGATGTCTCGGGCTTCGTCACCGACGTGCTGGTCAGGGACAATCAGAACGTCCGCCGCGGCGAGGTGCTGTTCAAGATCGACCGCGAGCGGTTCGCGCTGGCGCTGCGGCAGGCCGATGCGTCGGTCGCGGGGCACCAGGCCACGCTCGATCAGGCCAATGCCGATCTGAAGCGGTACAGCGCGCTGACGACGGATGCGGTGTCGCAGCAGAAGCAGGAGCAAGTGCTCGCGACCCAGCTTCAGGCCAAGGCTGCGTTCGATCAGGCTGTTGCCGACCGCGCGCTCGCGCAGCTCAATCTCGATCGCAGCGAGGTTCGGGCCTCCGTGAACGGTGTGATCACCAACATGGATCTGCGGCCCGGCGCTTACGTCACCGCCGGGAAAGGCGTGATGGCGCTGGTCGACAGCGACACGCTGCATGTGGAGGGTTATTTCGAGGAGACGAAGCTCGCGCGCATCCGCATTGGCGACAAGGCGCAGGTTCGCCTGATGGGTGAGAAGGGTACCCTCACAGGCCACGTCGAAAGCATTGCCGCCGGCATCGAGGATCGCGACCGCGCCGAGGGCGCAAGCCTGCTTGCGAACGTCAACCCGACCTTCAGCTGGGTCCGGCTGGCCCAGCGCGTGCCCGTACGCATCGCGCTGGACAAGGTGCCCGAAGGAATGTCGCTGGTCGCGGGGCGTTCCGCGACGGTGGAGGTCGTGAACTAG
- a CDS encoding DUF1656 domain-containing protein: MRYVIDIYGVLVPALLLWIIVAYALSALLRLVMQRFDLYRLVWHRALFDFAVFVCLLGGVVYLSEYLS; encoded by the coding sequence ATGAGATATGTGATCGACATCTACGGCGTGCTCGTGCCGGCGCTGCTGCTCTGGATCATCGTCGCCTATGCGCTGAGCGCGCTTCTCCGCCTGGTCATGCAGCGCTTCGATCTCTACCGCCTGGTCTGGCACCGCGCGCTGTTCGATTTTGCTGTCTTCGTCTGCCTGCTCGGCGGCGTCGTCTATCTCTCGGAGTATCTCTCATGA
- a CDS encoding FUSC family protein: MRTDEPFLVRHADLIFALKTFAASMLALVIALAMDLPRPYWAMATVYITSQPLAGATSSKALFRVMGTLVGAIMTVALVPNLIDAPELLCLAIALWVGFCLYLSLLDGTPRSYVFMLAGYTVALIGFPSVSEPGAIFDTAVARLEEISLGIICASLVSTIVLPRSVAPAVAARVDSWLSDARHLSQVVLLHEGTSESRRGRRIKLATDIVEIDTLSTHLAYDRLTDRNVVSGLGEIRLRMLMLLPVIASLEDRLAALGDQALRRQPELKRLLEDLAQWIVSDVGARQPAERIRDMIAERQAVLDDSTSWERIIITSLLLRLRELVDLSGDCRELTEAIAESRSVSTLDLTFHSEAGAASVRHRDRGLAMWSAAGAATAILICCGFWIGTGWPDGASAPMMAAVACSFFAAQDEPARFIRSFGLWSLVSIVVVAIYLFALVPAISHLEVLVFALAPAFLLYGFLIARPATAGTGMALAANTATLLALQSTYSADFASYANSAVAFFVGVVIAELVTRIARGVGAEWIANRLVLSGWITIAIAAERRGKHDRAEFAGLMLHRLGLLVQRIAFLSESDRRDADSLVQLRIGINIIDLRRARYGLAVSTISVIDDMLDQLAAACRNYAGGGMPHDLLTSVDRALAQAVKDPNDRAREDALIGLVGIRRGLFPDAPAYRPRAGESLAA, translated from the coding sequence ATGCGCACAGATGAACCGTTTCTGGTCCGCCATGCGGACCTGATCTTTGCTTTGAAGACGTTTGCCGCGTCGATGCTGGCGCTCGTCATCGCGCTCGCCATGGACCTGCCGCGGCCCTATTGGGCGATGGCGACCGTCTACATCACCTCGCAGCCGCTGGCCGGCGCCACCAGCTCGAAGGCGCTTTTCCGCGTCATGGGCACGCTGGTCGGGGCGATCATGACGGTGGCGCTGGTGCCGAACCTGATCGACGCGCCGGAATTGCTGTGCCTCGCCATCGCGCTCTGGGTCGGGTTCTGCCTTTATCTGTCGCTGCTCGACGGCACGCCGCGCAGCTATGTCTTCATGCTGGCCGGTTACACGGTGGCGCTGATCGGCTTTCCATCGGTGTCCGAGCCCGGCGCGATCTTCGATACAGCGGTCGCGAGGCTCGAGGAAATCTCGCTCGGCATCATCTGCGCCAGCCTGGTCTCGACCATCGTGCTTCCGCGCAGCGTGGCGCCTGCTGTTGCGGCCCGAGTCGATAGCTGGCTCTCCGATGCACGCCACCTCAGCCAGGTCGTTCTGCTGCATGAGGGCACAAGTGAAAGCCGCCGCGGCAGGCGTATCAAGCTCGCGACCGACATCGTCGAGATCGACACGCTCTCGACCCATCTGGCCTACGATCGCCTGACCGATCGTAACGTGGTGAGCGGTCTCGGCGAGATCCGGCTGCGGATGCTGATGTTGCTGCCTGTGATCGCCTCGCTCGAAGACCGGCTCGCTGCCCTCGGCGACCAGGCGCTGCGTCGGCAACCGGAACTGAAGCGATTGCTGGAAGATCTGGCGCAGTGGATCGTCAGCGATGTCGGCGCGCGGCAGCCGGCCGAACGAATTCGCGACATGATTGCCGAGCGGCAAGCCGTGCTCGATGACAGCACGTCCTGGGAGCGGATCATCATCACGAGCCTGCTGTTGCGGTTGCGCGAGCTCGTCGATCTCTCGGGCGATTGCCGTGAACTGACCGAGGCGATTGCCGAGAGCCGAAGCGTATCGACCCTCGACCTGACCTTCCATTCCGAGGCTGGCGCCGCGTCTGTACGCCATCGGGACCGCGGACTCGCGATGTGGTCGGCCGCCGGCGCGGCAACGGCCATCCTGATCTGCTGCGGGTTCTGGATCGGCACAGGCTGGCCTGACGGCGCCTCGGCGCCGATGATGGCGGCGGTGGCCTGTTCCTTTTTTGCCGCGCAGGACGAGCCTGCGCGCTTCATCCGCAGTTTCGGCCTGTGGTCCCTCGTCTCCATCGTGGTGGTCGCGATCTATCTGTTCGCGTTGGTCCCTGCAATCTCGCACCTGGAAGTGCTCGTCTTCGCGCTCGCGCCGGCTTTCCTGCTCTATGGATTCCTGATCGCGCGGCCGGCAACGGCAGGCACCGGCATGGCGCTCGCGGCCAACACGGCGACGCTGCTGGCGCTGCAATCCACCTACAGCGCGGATTTCGCGTCCTACGCCAATTCCGCCGTCGCCTTTTTCGTCGGCGTCGTGATCGCCGAACTGGTGACGCGGATCGCGCGCGGAGTGGGGGCCGAGTGGATCGCCAACCGTCTGGTGTTGTCGGGTTGGATCACGATCGCAATCGCCGCCGAGAGGCGGGGCAAGCACGACCGCGCGGAGTTCGCGGGCCTCATGCTGCACCGACTCGGGCTTCTGGTTCAGCGCATCGCCTTTCTCTCGGAGAGCGACCGGCGCGACGCCGATAGCTTGGTGCAGCTCCGCATCGGAATCAACATCATTGATCTGCGCCGAGCGCGCTACGGCCTTGCGGTATCGACCATCTCCGTCATCGACGACATGCTCGACCAGCTTGCCGCCGCGTGCCGCAACTATGCGGGCGGTGGCATGCCCCACGACCTCCTGACCAGCGTCGATCGCGCCCTGGCCCAAGCCGTGAAGGATCCCAATGACCGCGCGCGCGAAGACGCTCTGATCGGCCTTGTCGGCATCAGGCGGGGCTTGTTCCCGGACGCGCCGGCCTACCGGCCGCGCGCAGGCGAGAGTCTGGCGGCATGA
- a CDS encoding MarR family winged helix-turn-helix transcriptional regulator, with the protein MVPSQPHIHSEIGRLVARLARLWRRESDQALSDHGLSYATAIPLLVLSRQGENVRQGVLADELGIEGPSLVRLVDLLQAEGLVERREDPTDRRAKTLHLTKAGETKVEETNRVLRRVRASLLKDIRSEELAITFRTLQRIEQRAARLQDAKAGPEAK; encoded by the coding sequence GTGGTTCCCTCCCAGCCTCATATCCACAGCGAAATCGGCCGGCTCGTCGCGCGCCTCGCCCGCCTTTGGCGGCGCGAGTCGGATCAGGCGCTGTCCGACCACGGCCTGTCCTACGCGACTGCAATTCCACTCCTGGTGCTGTCGCGCCAGGGCGAGAACGTGCGGCAGGGCGTGCTCGCCGACGAACTCGGCATCGAGGGACCGTCGCTGGTCCGGCTGGTCGATCTGCTTCAGGCCGAAGGCCTGGTGGAGCGGCGGGAAGACCCGACCGATCGCCGAGCCAAGACGCTCCATCTGACCAAAGCGGGCGAAACCAAGGTCGAGGAGACCAACCGGGTGCTGCGCCGCGTGCGGGCCAGCCTCCTGAAGGATATCCGATCCGAGGAACTTGCCATCACCTTCAGGACTCTTCAGCGCATCGAACAGCGAGCCGCCCGGCTGCAGGACGCCAAGGCCGGCCCCGAGGCGAAGTAG
- a CDS encoding amino acid ABC transporter substrate-binding protein, protein MRLPAVVLAVTCLAGAASAEDLTGTLQKVKETKKITLGYQEASVPFSYLDGNQKPVGFAMDICLKIVDAVKKQLAMPDIAVDYVAVTSSNRIPLMVNGTLDLHCSATTNNADRQKQVAFTNTHFLSATRFAAKKAAKINTIDDLKGKAVTAVGGSVNLNQLAKVNSERNLGIKIMPAVDQAEAFLLLETDRAQAYALDDVQLAVAIARSKEPGQFMISEETFSKPEPYGIMLRRDDAPFKALADRATAELYASPEIEVLYRKWLESPTPPNGLNYNVPMSAALRNAFKNPSSSADPDVYLVK, encoded by the coding sequence ATGCGTCTACCCGCCGTTGTTCTGGCCGTCACATGTCTTGCAGGCGCGGCCTCGGCCGAGGATCTCACGGGGACGCTTCAGAAGGTCAAGGAGACCAAGAAGATCACCCTGGGCTATCAGGAAGCCTCCGTGCCCTTCAGCTATCTCGACGGCAACCAGAAGCCGGTCGGCTTTGCCATGGACATCTGTTTGAAGATCGTCGATGCCGTGAAGAAGCAGCTCGCCATGCCCGACATCGCCGTCGACTATGTCGCCGTCACCTCGTCGAACCGCATCCCGCTGATGGTGAACGGCACGCTCGATCTGCACTGCTCGGCGACCACCAACAACGCCGATCGCCAGAAGCAGGTCGCCTTCACCAACACGCACTTCCTCAGCGCGACGCGATTTGCAGCGAAGAAGGCCGCCAAGATCAACACTATCGACGACCTCAAGGGCAAGGCGGTCACGGCGGTGGGAGGTTCGGTCAACCTGAACCAGCTGGCCAAGGTCAATTCCGAGCGCAACCTCGGCATCAAGATCATGCCGGCCGTGGATCAGGCTGAAGCGTTCCTGTTGCTGGAGACCGACCGCGCGCAGGCCTATGCGCTCGATGACGTGCAGCTCGCGGTTGCCATCGCGCGCTCCAAGGAGCCGGGCCAGTTCATGATCAGCGAGGAGACCTTCTCCAAGCCTGAACCCTACGGCATCATGCTGCGTCGGGACGATGCGCCGTTCAAGGCGCTGGCCGATCGCGCCACGGCCGAACTCTATGCGAGCCCGGAGATCGAGGTGCTCTACAGGAAGTGGCTGGAATCGCCGACGCCGCCGAACGGCCTCAACTACAACGTCCCGATGTCGGCCGCTTTGCGCAACGCCTTCAAGAACCCGAGCTCTAGCGCTGATCCGGACGTATACCTGGTGAAGTGA
- a CDS encoding amidohydrolase family protein: protein MITQTAFDLIFRNARLRSSPLPVDIGVKVGRIAAIEPRLACEAVEVDLEGRLALPGFVDTHIHLDKACILERCGHIHGTLGDAIRTVSAMKRDFTTDDVYARGAKVLERAIVHGTTRMRTHVEIDPRIGLRSFEAIKALKRDYAWAIDLSLCVFPQEGLTNDPGADELLVEALRDGADAIGGCPYTDTDPSAHLARIFDLAQEFDLDVDLHLDFDLDPSWSHLDEVIRQTERRNYGGRVAIGHATKLSAMPPDRLKATTAQLAKAGVAVTVLPATDLYLMGREATHNAPRGLTLAHKLAGDSVVCSVATNNVLNPFTPFGDASLLRMANFYANTAHASVSDFDTCLDLVTELPARLMNLGDYGIAVGKLADLVVLDIKDSRFAVAELPDILMGFKNGRQTFERAPAKLLRPRN from the coding sequence ATGATCACCCAGACAGCCTTCGACCTGATCTTCCGCAACGCTCGATTGCGCTCATCCCCGTTGCCCGTAGATATCGGCGTGAAAGTCGGGCGTATTGCCGCGATCGAACCCAGGCTGGCCTGCGAAGCCGTCGAAGTCGATCTCGAGGGCCGGCTGGCCCTGCCCGGCTTCGTCGACACCCACATCCATCTCGACAAGGCCTGCATCCTCGAGCGCTGCGGGCACATTCACGGCACGCTCGGCGATGCGATCCGTACCGTCTCGGCGATGAAGCGTGACTTCACCACCGACGACGTCTATGCGCGCGGCGCCAAAGTGCTCGAGCGCGCCATCGTGCACGGCACGACGCGGATGCGGACCCATGTCGAGATCGACCCGCGCATCGGCTTGCGGAGCTTCGAGGCAATCAAAGCGCTCAAGCGCGATTATGCCTGGGCGATAGATCTGTCGCTTTGCGTCTTCCCGCAGGAAGGCCTGACCAACGATCCCGGAGCCGACGAACTGCTGGTGGAGGCCTTGCGCGACGGCGCTGATGCGATCGGTGGTTGCCCGTATACGGACACCGACCCGAGCGCACATCTCGCACGCATTTTCGACCTCGCCCAGGAGTTCGACCTCGACGTCGACCTCCATCTCGATTTCGATCTCGATCCGTCCTGGTCGCATCTCGACGAGGTCATCAGGCAGACCGAGCGGCGCAACTACGGCGGCCGCGTCGCGATCGGGCATGCCACAAAACTATCCGCCATGCCGCCGGACCGGCTGAAGGCTACCACCGCGCAACTGGCGAAGGCCGGCGTTGCCGTCACGGTGCTGCCGGCGACCGATCTCTATTTGATGGGACGCGAGGCCACCCACAACGCGCCGCGCGGGCTGACGCTCGCGCACAAGCTCGCGGGCGACAGTGTCGTCTGCTCGGTCGCGACCAACAACGTGCTCAACCCGTTCACACCGTTCGGCGATGCCTCGCTGCTGCGGATGGCGAACTTTTACGCCAACACCGCCCACGCCTCCGTCAGCGATTTCGACACCTGCCTCGACCTTGTCACCGAGCTGCCGGCGCGGCTGATGAACCTCGGAGATTACGGGATCGCAGTCGGCAAGCTCGCCGATCTCGTCGTGCTCGACATCAAAGACAGCCGCTTCGCCGTGGCGGAGCTGCCGGATATCCTGATGGGCTTCAAGAATGGCCGACAGACCTTTGAGCGCGCGCCGGCCAAGCTGCTTCGTCCGCGAAACTGA